A genomic region of Arachis hypogaea cultivar Tifrunner chromosome 5, arahy.Tifrunner.gnm2.J5K5, whole genome shotgun sequence contains the following coding sequences:
- the LOC112802095 gene encoding protein unc-13 homolog isoform X1, with translation MPVHPMEDLPSPFGDPPSNWSESELRETAYEVLVCACRSSGPKPLTFISSSDRGGDRDRDRSSAAATPSLHRSLTSTAASKVKKALGLKTRRKDGGGGGGGGRSAKRAVTTGELVRVQMKISEQSDSRIRRALLRIAAGQLGRRMESVVLPLELIQQFKCSDFPSQQDYEAWLRRNLKVLEAGLLLYPHFPLDKADTSSQSLRRIIREAFEKPMDLGKTGESMQNFRNVVLSLAFRSFDGSVPETCHWADGFPLNLWIYQTLLGSCFDIHEEISVIEEVDEVLELIKKTWVMLGINEMLHNICFSWVLFHRYVATGQLENDLLFASSNLLAEVENDAKTVKGPFYSKVVSNVVSLMLNWAEKRLLAYHDTFHDGNIEPMESIVSIAVLSAKILSEYNRKKRDHDVAYTRVENYIRSSLRAAFAQKLDKLDPSKHSSRKQNRAFPTLSILAQHVTELAYNEKAMFSPNLKRWHPLAAGVAVATLHVCYGDELKKYVKSITELTPDAIEVLMAADKLEKDLVQIAVADSVDSEDGGKSVIREMQPYEAEAVIANLVKSWIKIRVERLGEWVNRNLQHEVWNPQANKEGLAPSAVEVLRVVDDTLEAFFLLPISMHAVLVPELMSGLDKSLQQYILKAKAGCGDRNTFAPTLPPLTRCSTGSKFHGVFRKKEKLQSAQRRKAQVGATRDNSFDTPQLCVRINTMQRVRLELVVLEKRILANLSSSKSSNDDDIYGVNLKFKLSAAAAVEGIHQICEFMAYKIVFHDLGHVLWDGLYVGEVSYSRIEPFLHELEQYLEIISSTVHDKVRTRVIVDIMQASFDGFLLVLLAGGPPRAFSLQDSAIIEEDFKYLTGLFWSNGDGLPVELIEKHSATVQAILPLFHADTEHIIQQFIQLTMEMYGSSVKSRLPMPPTPDQWSPGDPNTLLRVLCHRNDEVAAKFLKKNYNLSKKV, from the exons ATGCCGGTGCACCCAATGGAGGATCTTCCATCACCGTTCGGAGACCCGCCTTCCAATTGGTCGGAATCAGAGCTCCGAGAAACGGCATACGAGGTACTCGTCTGCGCATGCCGAAGCTCCGGCCCCAAGCCTCTCACTTTCATATCCAGTTCCGACAGAGGAGGGGATCGGGATCGGGATCGGTCTTCTGCTGCGGCGACTCCCTCGCTGCACCGGTCGCTGACGTCGACGGCGGCTAGCAAGGTGAAGAAGGCGTTGGGACTTAAAACGAGGAGGAAAgatggcggcggcggcggcggcggtgggAGGAGCGCGAAGCGTGCGGTTACGACAGGGGAGTTGGTGAGAGTGCAGATGAAGATTTCGGAGCAGAGTGATTCAAGGATTAGACGTGCCTTGTTGAGAATTGCTGCAGGCCAG CTTGGAAGACGCATGGAATCAGTGGTTCTTCCACTAGAACTAATTCAACAGTTCAAGTGTTCAGATTTTCCGAGTCAACAAGATTATGAGGCTTGGCTGAGGAGAAATTTGAAGGTTCTTGAAGCAGGACTCCTCTTGTATCCTCACTTTCCATTAGATAAGGCAGACACTTCTTCGCAGAGCCTTCGCCGTATAATCCGTGAAGCATTTGAGAAACCCATGGATCTTGGAAAGACAGGTGAATCAATGCAAAACTTCCGGAATGTTGTTCTATCTCTTGCGTTTAGATCATTTGATGGATCTGTTCCAGAGACATGCCATTGGGCTGACGGATTTCCGCTGAACCTCTGGATCTATCAAACTCTTTTAGGATCTTGTTTTGATATACATGAAGAAATTTCTGTGATAGAAGAGGTTGATGAGGTCTTAGAGCTCATTAAGAAGACCTGGGTTATGCTTGGAATTAACGAGATGCTGCATAATATTTGTTTCTCATGGGTCTTATTTCATCGGTATGTTGCCACTGGTCAACTGGAAAATGATCTGCTTTTTGCATCCAGTAACCTGTTAGCGGAAGTTGAAAATGATGCTAAGACTGTGAAAGGTCCTTTTTATTCGAAGGTTGTGAGCAATGTAGTGAGTTTGATGTTAAATTGGGCAGAGAAAAGGCTCCTTGCATACCATGATACTTTCCATGATGGTAATATTGAACCAATGGAAAGCATTGTTTCTATTGCTGTATTGTCTGCAAAGATATTGTCAGAGTATAATCGGAAGAAGAGGGATCATGATGTAGCCTATACCAGAGTTGAAAATTATATAAGATCATCTTTGCGGGCTGCTTTCGCTCAG AAATTAGATAAACTGGATCCCAGCAAGCATTCATCGAGAAAACAGAATAGAGCTTTTCCCACTCTTTCTATCCTCGCCCAGCATGTTACTGAACTGGCTTATAATGAGAAAGCAATGTTCAGTCCGAATCTAAAGAGATGGCATCCTCTTGCTGCTGGTGTTGCCGTTGCTACCCTTCATGTATGTTATGGAGATGAACTGAAGAAATATGTAAAGAGTATTACTGAGCTGACACCTGATGCTATAGAAGTGTTAATGGCCGCTGACAAATTGGAGAAAGATCTGGTGCAGATTGCGGTGGCAGATTCTGTTGACAGTGAAGATGGTGGAAAATCCGTTATTAGGGAGATGCAACCTTATGAGGCTGAGGCTGTAATTGCTAATTTGGTTAAGTCATGGATAAAGATTAGAGTAGAAAGACTAGGGGAATGGGTCAACAGAAATCTGCAACATGAG GTATGGAATCCACAGGCAAACAAAGAGGGGTTGGCTCCTTCAGCTGTTGAAGTCCTACGGGTTGTAGATGACACTCTTGAAGCTTTCTTTCTGTTGCCTATATCCATGCATGCAGTTTTGGTTCCTGAATTGATGTCTGGTCTTGACAAATCACTCCAGCAATACATTTTGAAAGCCAAAGCTGGCTGTG GGGACCGTAATACTTTCGCCCCAACTTTGCCTCCTTTGACGAGGTGTTCAACTGGATCAAAGTTTCACGGTGTGTTCCGGAAAAAAGAGAAGTTACAATCAGCTCAGAGGAGAAAAGCTCAAGTTGGAGCCACAAGAGATAACTCATTTGATACACCCCAGTTGTGTGTTCGCATCAATACTATGCAGCGCGTTCGCCTGGAGTTGGTGGTTTTGGAAAAGAGGATACTGGCCAATCTTAGTAGTTCTAAATCTTCTAACGATGATGATATTTATGGGGTGAACTTGAAGTTCAAGCTTTCAGCAGCTGCTGCTGTAGAAGGTATCCATCAAATCTGTGAGTTTATGGCATACAAAATTGTTTTCCATGATCTAGGTCATGTTCTATGGGATGGCCTATATGTCGGAGAAGTTTCATACTCCAGGATTGAACCTTTCCTTCATGAGCTTGAGCAATACTTGGAGATCATATCATCAACAGTGCACGACAAAGTTAGAACGCGCGTAATTGTTGACATAATGCAAGCTTCTTTTGATGGGTTCTTGTTGGTTTTGTTGGCCGGAGGGCCACCACGGGCTTTCTCTCTGCAAGATTCTGCCATAATAGAGGAAGATTTCAAGTATTTGACTGGGTTATTCTGGTCCAATGGTGATGGATTGCCTGTTGAATTGATAGAAAAACATTCTGCTACTGTGCAAGCCATACTTCCCTTGTTCCATGCGGATACTGAACACATAATTCAGCAATTCATTCAGCTCACCATGGAAATGTATGGTTCTTCTGTCAAATCCCGGCTCCCGATGCCTCCAACACCAGATCAATGGAGCCCGGGAGATCCAAACACCCTTTTGCGAGTTCTTTGCCATAGGAATGATGAGGTAGCCGCCAAGTTCCTCAAGAAAAATTACAACTTGTCTAAGAAAGTCTAA
- the LOC112802095 gene encoding protein unc-13 homolog isoform X2, whose protein sequence is MESVVLPLELIQQFKCSDFPSQQDYEAWLRRNLKVLEAGLLLYPHFPLDKADTSSQSLRRIIREAFEKPMDLGKTGESMQNFRNVVLSLAFRSFDGSVPETCHWADGFPLNLWIYQTLLGSCFDIHEEISVIEEVDEVLELIKKTWVMLGINEMLHNICFSWVLFHRYVATGQLENDLLFASSNLLAEVENDAKTVKGPFYSKVVSNVVSLMLNWAEKRLLAYHDTFHDGNIEPMESIVSIAVLSAKILSEYNRKKRDHDVAYTRVENYIRSSLRAAFAQKLDKLDPSKHSSRKQNRAFPTLSILAQHVTELAYNEKAMFSPNLKRWHPLAAGVAVATLHVCYGDELKKYVKSITELTPDAIEVLMAADKLEKDLVQIAVADSVDSEDGGKSVIREMQPYEAEAVIANLVKSWIKIRVERLGEWVNRNLQHEVWNPQANKEGLAPSAVEVLRVVDDTLEAFFLLPISMHAVLVPELMSGLDKSLQQYILKAKAGCGDRNTFAPTLPPLTRCSTGSKFHGVFRKKEKLQSAQRRKAQVGATRDNSFDTPQLCVRINTMQRVRLELVVLEKRILANLSSSKSSNDDDIYGVNLKFKLSAAAAVEGIHQICEFMAYKIVFHDLGHVLWDGLYVGEVSYSRIEPFLHELEQYLEIISSTVHDKVRTRVIVDIMQASFDGFLLVLLAGGPPRAFSLQDSAIIEEDFKYLTGLFWSNGDGLPVELIEKHSATVQAILPLFHADTEHIIQQFIQLTMEMYGSSVKSRLPMPPTPDQWSPGDPNTLLRVLCHRNDEVAAKFLKKNYNLSKKV, encoded by the exons ATGGAATCAGTGGTTCTTCCACTAGAACTAATTCAACAGTTCAAGTGTTCAGATTTTCCGAGTCAACAAGATTATGAGGCTTGGCTGAGGAGAAATTTGAAGGTTCTTGAAGCAGGACTCCTCTTGTATCCTCACTTTCCATTAGATAAGGCAGACACTTCTTCGCAGAGCCTTCGCCGTATAATCCGTGAAGCATTTGAGAAACCCATGGATCTTGGAAAGACAGGTGAATCAATGCAAAACTTCCGGAATGTTGTTCTATCTCTTGCGTTTAGATCATTTGATGGATCTGTTCCAGAGACATGCCATTGGGCTGACGGATTTCCGCTGAACCTCTGGATCTATCAAACTCTTTTAGGATCTTGTTTTGATATACATGAAGAAATTTCTGTGATAGAAGAGGTTGATGAGGTCTTAGAGCTCATTAAGAAGACCTGGGTTATGCTTGGAATTAACGAGATGCTGCATAATATTTGTTTCTCATGGGTCTTATTTCATCGGTATGTTGCCACTGGTCAACTGGAAAATGATCTGCTTTTTGCATCCAGTAACCTGTTAGCGGAAGTTGAAAATGATGCTAAGACTGTGAAAGGTCCTTTTTATTCGAAGGTTGTGAGCAATGTAGTGAGTTTGATGTTAAATTGGGCAGAGAAAAGGCTCCTTGCATACCATGATACTTTCCATGATGGTAATATTGAACCAATGGAAAGCATTGTTTCTATTGCTGTATTGTCTGCAAAGATATTGTCAGAGTATAATCGGAAGAAGAGGGATCATGATGTAGCCTATACCAGAGTTGAAAATTATATAAGATCATCTTTGCGGGCTGCTTTCGCTCAG AAATTAGATAAACTGGATCCCAGCAAGCATTCATCGAGAAAACAGAATAGAGCTTTTCCCACTCTTTCTATCCTCGCCCAGCATGTTACTGAACTGGCTTATAATGAGAAAGCAATGTTCAGTCCGAATCTAAAGAGATGGCATCCTCTTGCTGCTGGTGTTGCCGTTGCTACCCTTCATGTATGTTATGGAGATGAACTGAAGAAATATGTAAAGAGTATTACTGAGCTGACACCTGATGCTATAGAAGTGTTAATGGCCGCTGACAAATTGGAGAAAGATCTGGTGCAGATTGCGGTGGCAGATTCTGTTGACAGTGAAGATGGTGGAAAATCCGTTATTAGGGAGATGCAACCTTATGAGGCTGAGGCTGTAATTGCTAATTTGGTTAAGTCATGGATAAAGATTAGAGTAGAAAGACTAGGGGAATGGGTCAACAGAAATCTGCAACATGAG GTATGGAATCCACAGGCAAACAAAGAGGGGTTGGCTCCTTCAGCTGTTGAAGTCCTACGGGTTGTAGATGACACTCTTGAAGCTTTCTTTCTGTTGCCTATATCCATGCATGCAGTTTTGGTTCCTGAATTGATGTCTGGTCTTGACAAATCACTCCAGCAATACATTTTGAAAGCCAAAGCTGGCTGTG GGGACCGTAATACTTTCGCCCCAACTTTGCCTCCTTTGACGAGGTGTTCAACTGGATCAAAGTTTCACGGTGTGTTCCGGAAAAAAGAGAAGTTACAATCAGCTCAGAGGAGAAAAGCTCAAGTTGGAGCCACAAGAGATAACTCATTTGATACACCCCAGTTGTGTGTTCGCATCAATACTATGCAGCGCGTTCGCCTGGAGTTGGTGGTTTTGGAAAAGAGGATACTGGCCAATCTTAGTAGTTCTAAATCTTCTAACGATGATGATATTTATGGGGTGAACTTGAAGTTCAAGCTTTCAGCAGCTGCTGCTGTAGAAGGTATCCATCAAATCTGTGAGTTTATGGCATACAAAATTGTTTTCCATGATCTAGGTCATGTTCTATGGGATGGCCTATATGTCGGAGAAGTTTCATACTCCAGGATTGAACCTTTCCTTCATGAGCTTGAGCAATACTTGGAGATCATATCATCAACAGTGCACGACAAAGTTAGAACGCGCGTAATTGTTGACATAATGCAAGCTTCTTTTGATGGGTTCTTGTTGGTTTTGTTGGCCGGAGGGCCACCACGGGCTTTCTCTCTGCAAGATTCTGCCATAATAGAGGAAGATTTCAAGTATTTGACTGGGTTATTCTGGTCCAATGGTGATGGATTGCCTGTTGAATTGATAGAAAAACATTCTGCTACTGTGCAAGCCATACTTCCCTTGTTCCATGCGGATACTGAACACATAATTCAGCAATTCATTCAGCTCACCATGGAAATGTATGGTTCTTCTGTCAAATCCCGGCTCCCGATGCCTCCAACACCAGATCAATGGAGCCCGGGAGATCCAAACACCCTTTTGCGAGTTCTTTGCCATAGGAATGATGAGGTAGCCGCCAAGTTCCTCAAGAAAAATTACAACTTGTCTAAGAAAGTCTAA